From the genome of Aspergillus oryzae RIB40 DNA, chromosome 4:
TCGTTACTGTCCGCGCGGGTGTGGTGGCTTGCACCATTtcgttcttcctccttgctcgtgtttcttctctacccGGGCTATACGTTGCGAGTGGATTCCTAGCCATCACTAGTGCTACTGTAGTGACCGGGCTGAACAGTTTGGGGAGCTTCGAAGCACAAGAAGGAGAGCGCGGCGCTGTGCTGGGCCGGTTGAGAAGCTGGGGGCAGGTGGGCCGTGCAACGGGGCCTGTACTTTTCTGTTCACTTTTTTGGTGGGTTGGCCGCGAGATTGCCTATACCACTGGAGGATTCCTGATGCTTGCTGTTTGCGTGGGAGTGTTTACGACTTTGAGGTCACCTCCTATTGCGCCTGCAGcccaaaagaagaaatgagGATAAAGGTCTGAATGTCGTCACTGGCCTTATTACTAGGATATGTAGGCATATACGACGATGACGTGTTGCTTGGTTGAAAACCTGTACAATATACTGATAGACTGCATGGATTGATTTTCGGCTCACTGCTGGCTCAGTGGCCGGGATTGTCCGCTCTGCCAGTGATTTCACTCCATGAAGAGAAACTCTACTGGCTTCATGTTAAGAACTGGAACACACGCTGGATTTTTCAGTTGTTGTTGGGTATAAAATACATAAAGAGGGGCAAAAATACATTGTAGAGTAGGGAGTGTCTGTTCATAGAGACTCGATAGCCACGCCATTGTCGAGACTGACGCTCAATATAACTCCGTTAACCTTGTATCAAGTTCGATGCGCCATCACAAAGTTCTGGGTTTGGCTTTAGTCATAGTCACTCTAATAGATAGGGATAGAAATTCCACATCTACGATCAGCGATGTAAGCAATGTCTGTCCGTTGAATGCCAACGATAACCCTGACAGCTCTGCATCGCCAAACCAGGTCCAGTCACAGGGTCTAAAGATCCTCTCGCTTTCCCGATTAACCAGTCGGTCAACGATACGAACTTTGCCGTTCGTTCCCAgccagcagcatcatcagcatgTTCAATCGTATGTGACGAGATGCGGCCCTCCTCGTCAAATGAGAAGATAAAAAGCCCGGTAAACTGTTCCTCCTTGGATAGTGGAAAGATTGGAGCATCGCCACCCAACAACACACTCAGCCCTTTATTGATCCCATCCTTGGACGATGAAAGACGACCGTTCCCCTGCGATTCCAGACGGTCTTTACCATTCATTGATCTAGTGGCGGCCGACGCCTCCGAATAAGAGTCCTCGCCCCGGGGTTCCGTCTTCCACCGTACAACTAGTCGTTCATCTCCGCACTCATTGTCGCTAACTTGTTCCGGATCCAAGACTGTTCCGGCGCGAACAATGCGTTCACTTAATACTTGTAGTCGAACATTCCCCACCAAGGGTAAGCTACTCCAGGCCACCGGTACGGTCCACAGGGCAGCACGGTAGAGGGTCCTTCCTTTAACAGTGGGAAGATGTGGATGCGTCGACGGAAAGAGGTGGAGAGTGACGCTCGGAGCTAGGATCTTAGGAGGCAGCggattgatgaggagggtgGGTAGGAGAGGAGAAAGGGTTCGAAGCGCTGCCGGAGGGTAAGGCCATTGTCAGCACGAGGATCATAAGGTGAGGACATATATCGCCTGCACAAAGCTTACTCCTTCCCAATTTCAGGATCCGCTCATCCGGTGGTTTATGGTCATTGATAGAGTTTCCGTT
Proteins encoded in this window:
- a CDS encoding uncharacterized protein (predicted protein), giving the protein MSAAPYITTARNAWKGPGSLAKSRQHFVSPLTHPLASSRHGIPNEPWLGPLSPTLFSQTRFRPSVSDGLNGNSINDHKPPDERILKLGRTLRTLSPLLPTLLINPLPPKILAPSVTLHLFPSTHPHLPTVKGRTLYRAALWTVPVAWSSLPLVGNVRLQVLSERIVRAGTVLDPEQVSDNECGDERLVVRWKTEPRGEDSYSEASAATRSMNGKDRLESQGNGRLSSSKDGINKGLSVLLGGDAPIFPLSKEEQFTGLFIFSFDEEGRISSHTIEHADDAAGWERTAKFVSLTDWLIGKARGSLDPVTGPGLAMQSCQGYRWHSTDRHCLHR